The Tistrella mobilis genome window below encodes:
- a CDS encoding aldose epimerase family protein: protein MSGFGHLPTGEAVERITISAQGLTARFLTLGAILQDLRLDGLRHPLVLGFDTLAGYLAHPDLYLGAMVGRYANRIGGARAVIGGRPVSLDANFRGRHLLHGGAGGSSRRIWRIRAVAEDRVSFTDRLPDGHMGFPGNLEVEVGFRIAPGPVLHIDVRATSDAETLCNFAHHSYFNLSGRPTIAGHRLRVAADSYLPVDDDLIPTGERRPVTGTPFDLRRGVTLIQDGPAGGFDHNFCLSDDRRPIRPVAWLTAPEGGLSLVVATTEPGLQVYDGAMIAAGMPGLDGRPLAPHAGLALEPQLWPNAPNHPGFPPARLRPGEVYEQHTALAFTNTR from the coding sequence GTGAGCGGATTCGGCCATCTTCCCACCGGCGAGGCGGTGGAGCGGATCACGATCTCGGCCCAGGGCCTGACCGCCCGCTTCCTGACGCTCGGCGCCATCCTTCAGGATCTGCGCCTCGACGGCCTGCGCCATCCGCTGGTGTTGGGCTTCGACACCCTCGCCGGCTATCTCGCCCATCCCGACCTCTATCTGGGCGCCATGGTCGGACGCTATGCCAATCGCATCGGCGGCGCCCGGGCAGTGATCGGCGGGCGGCCGGTGAGCCTCGATGCCAATTTCCGCGGACGGCACCTGCTCCATGGCGGGGCCGGCGGATCCTCCCGCCGGATCTGGCGCATCCGTGCGGTCGCAGAGGACCGGGTCAGCTTCACCGATCGCCTGCCCGACGGCCATATGGGCTTCCCGGGCAATCTGGAGGTCGAGGTCGGCTTCCGGATCGCGCCCGGCCCCGTGCTCCATATCGATGTCCGGGCGACGAGCGATGCGGAAACCCTCTGCAATTTCGCCCATCATTCCTATTTCAACCTGTCCGGGCGCCCGACCATCGCCGGCCATCGCCTCAGGGTCGCGGCGGACAGCTATCTGCCGGTGGATGACGACCTGATCCCGACCGGCGAACGCCGCCCCGTGACCGGCACGCCCTTCGATCTGCGCCGGGGTGTGACGCTGATACAGGATGGGCCGGCCGGCGGCTTCGACCACAATTTCTGCCTGTCCGACGACCGCCGCCCGATCCGGCCGGTGGCCTGGCTGACGGCGCCGGAGGGCGGGCTCAGCCTGGTGGTGGCGACCACCGAACCGGGTCTGCAGGTCTATGACGGGGCGATGATCGCCGCCGGCATGCCCGGCCTGGACGGCCGCCCCCTCGCCCCCCATGCCGGCCTGGCGCTGGAACCCCAGCTCTGGCCGAATGCCCCCAATCACCCCGGCTTTCCCCCGGCCCGTCTGCGGCCGGGAGAGGTCTATGAACAGCATACCGCCCTGGCCTTCACCAATACGCGTTAA
- a CDS encoding SMP-30/gluconolactonase/LRE family protein translates to MTVPSHDARIYDTRICRLGEGPLWHPRRGQLFWFDILGGRLLSRSPAGEDLSWLFPEMVSAAGWVDNDRLLIASERALFVFDLETGNRTDLAALEADDPLTRSNDGRADPWGGFWIGTMAKTGAPGHGAIYRWYGGRLERLRGGMGIPNAICFAPDRSAAWYADTSDAVIWRQPLDAAGWPEGAPQVFVDLRPEGIHPDGAVVDAEGCLWNARWGAGQVVRYSPEGKVIDSIALPVAQTTCPAFGGTDLKSLYVTSAADGDTSPDAGLTWLVADMAVTGLPEPRVALPRVVLPQVVLAQEMPEAGR, encoded by the coding sequence ATGACCGTCCCCAGCCACGACGCACGCATCTACGACACCCGGATCTGCCGGCTCGGCGAGGGGCCGCTCTGGCATCCGCGCCGCGGCCAGCTGTTCTGGTTCGACATCCTGGGCGGCCGCCTGCTGTCGCGCAGCCCGGCCGGGGAGGATCTGTCCTGGCTGTTCCCCGAGATGGTCTCCGCGGCGGGATGGGTGGATAACGACCGCCTGCTCATCGCCTCGGAACGGGCACTCTTCGTCTTCGACCTTGAGACCGGCAACCGGACGGATCTGGCGGCGCTGGAGGCGGACGACCCGCTCACCCGTTCCAATGACGGCCGGGCCGATCCCTGGGGCGGGTTCTGGATCGGCACCATGGCCAAAACCGGTGCGCCGGGGCACGGCGCCATCTATCGCTGGTACGGCGGCCGGCTGGAGCGGCTGCGCGGCGGCATGGGCATTCCCAACGCCATCTGCTTCGCGCCCGACCGCTCGGCCGCCTGGTACGCCGATACCAGCGACGCGGTGATCTGGCGCCAGCCGCTGGATGCCGCGGGCTGGCCGGAAGGCGCCCCTCAGGTCTTTGTGGATCTGCGGCCCGAGGGCATCCATCCCGACGGCGCGGTGGTGGATGCCGAAGGCTGCCTGTGGAATGCCCGCTGGGGGGCGGGCCAGGTGGTGCGGTATTCCCCAGAGGGCAAGGTGATCGACAGCATCGCCCTGCCGGTCGCCCAGACGACCTGCCCGGCCTTCGGCGGTACCGACCTCAAGAGCCTTTACGTCACCAGCGCCGCCGATGGCGACACATCCCCCGATGCCGGCCTGACCTGGCTGGTGGCGGACATGGCCGTGACCGGCCTGCCCGAACCCCGAGTTGCTCTACCCCGAGTTGTTCTACCCCAGGTCGTTCTGGCGCAGGAGATGCCGGAGGCGGGCCGGTGA
- a CDS encoding aldehyde dehydrogenase (NADP(+)) — protein MTSTASTVSPPGFTPRGQHLIDGRWLAGSGTFLSGPADGGAHAFAIGGRAEIDRAAAAAERAFESYGAAPREARARFLEAIAAAIEARGAAITDIGTRETGLPAPRLEGERGRTVGQLRLFADHIRAGACLDRRHDAALPDRAPLPRPELRMIQRPIGPVAVFGASNFPLAFSTAGGDTAAALAAGCPVIVKGHPAHPGTGEIVAEAILEAITACGIDPGVFALIQGDSHDLGAALVTHPAVRAVGFTGSLGAGRALFDLCAARPEPIPFFGELGSINPVFLLPHALAARGTELARGWAASLTMGAGQFCTNPGVVVAMDGPDADAFIGAATEVLAATGPQTTLTAGICAAYQRGRARIAAISGVTTHVLGDDDARRASPGFFEVDAATWFAHPELADEVFGPAGLLVRVADADEMLRLARGLAGQLTCTLQMDAEDAGLAAALLPVLERKAGRILANGFPTGVEVADAMVHGGPYPASTNFGATSVGTLAIRRFLRPVCYQNLPVDLLPPDAR, from the coding sequence GTGACCTCGACCGCATCCACTGTTTCACCCCCCGGTTTCACACCCCGGGGACAGCATCTCATCGATGGCCGCTGGCTGGCCGGTTCCGGGACATTCCTGTCCGGGCCGGCCGATGGTGGCGCCCATGCCTTCGCCATCGGCGGCAGGGCAGAGATCGACCGCGCCGCCGCCGCGGCTGAACGGGCCTTCGAAAGCTATGGCGCCGCCCCCCGCGAGGCACGCGCCCGTTTCCTTGAGGCCATCGCCGCGGCGATCGAGGCCCGGGGCGCCGCCATCACCGATATCGGCACCCGGGAAACCGGCCTGCCCGCCCCACGGCTGGAGGGGGAGCGGGGCCGGACGGTGGGCCAGCTGCGCCTGTTTGCAGACCATATCCGCGCCGGCGCCTGTCTGGACCGGCGCCATGACGCCGCCCTGCCCGACCGCGCGCCGCTGCCGCGGCCCGAGCTGCGCATGATCCAGCGCCCGATCGGCCCGGTCGCCGTGTTCGGTGCCTCCAACTTCCCGCTCGCCTTCTCCACCGCCGGCGGGGACACGGCCGCGGCGCTCGCCGCCGGCTGCCCGGTGATCGTGAAGGGCCACCCCGCCCATCCCGGCACGGGAGAGATCGTCGCCGAGGCGATCCTGGAGGCGATCACCGCCTGCGGCATCGATCCCGGTGTCTTCGCGCTGATCCAGGGCGACAGCCATGATCTGGGCGCGGCGCTGGTCACCCATCCGGCGGTGCGGGCGGTGGGCTTCACCGGCTCGCTCGGTGCCGGCCGGGCGCTCTTCGACCTCTGCGCCGCGCGGCCGGAGCCGATCCCCTTCTTCGGTGAGCTGGGTTCGATCAACCCGGTCTTCCTGCTGCCCCATGCGCTCGCCGCACGGGGCACGGAACTCGCCCGGGGCTGGGCGGCCTCGCTCACCATGGGCGCCGGGCAGTTCTGCACCAATCCGGGCGTGGTGGTCGCCATGGACGGTCCGGATGCCGATGCCTTCATCGGCGCGGCCACGGAAGTGCTGGCCGCGACCGGGCCGCAGACCACCCTGACCGCAGGCATCTGTGCCGCCTATCAGCGCGGACGGGCGCGGATCGCCGCCATATCGGGGGTGACGACCCATGTTCTGGGCGACGATGATGCGCGCCGGGCATCCCCCGGCTTCTTCGAGGTCGACGCCGCCACCTGGTTCGCGCATCCGGAACTGGCGGACGAGGTCTTCGGCCCCGCCGGGCTGCTGGTGCGGGTGGCGGATGCCGACGAGATGCTCAGGCTGGCCCGTGGCCTGGCCGGACAGCTGACCTGCACCCTGCAGATGGACGCGGAAGATGCCGGGCTGGCGGCCGCGCTGCTGCCGGTGCTGGAGCGCAAGGCCGGGCGGATCCTGGCCAACGGCTTCCCCACCGGGGTTGAAGTGGCAGACGCCATGGTCCATGGCGGGCCCTACCCCGCCAGCACCAATTTCGGCGCCACATCGGTCGGCACGCTGGCGATCCGGCGCTTCCTGCGGCCGGTATGCTATCAGAACCTGCCGGTGGATCTTCTGCCGCCAGATGCCAGATGA
- a CDS encoding Gfo/Idh/MocA family protein: MTATDTLAATPIALVGLGKIAIDQHHPSILKSDAFRLAATVSRNAGLEGIPAHRTLAALIAAQPEVTAVALCTPPQVRHAMACEALEAGLDVMLEKPPGATIAEVEALVDLAAARGRVLFATWHSRFAAGVPAAKAWLAGRQILRGTITWREDVRRWHPGQRWIWQAGGLGVFDPGINALSILTEILPASLRLTGAELEFPENQETPIAARLSYLTGAAPIAADFDFRQEGPQSWAMEFETDDGVLSLADGGATVSAGGRNLSQGEALGSEYDGLYARFARLIATRTSDVDLSPLKHVADAFMLGRRLTTDPFIE; the protein is encoded by the coding sequence GTGACAGCCACTGATACCCTGGCCGCAACGCCGATCGCCCTGGTCGGGCTGGGCAAGATCGCCATCGACCAGCATCATCCCTCGATCCTGAAATCCGACGCCTTCCGTCTGGCGGCGACCGTCAGCCGCAATGCCGGGCTGGAGGGCATTCCCGCCCACAGAACCCTGGCCGCGCTGATCGCGGCCCAGCCCGAGGTCACCGCGGTGGCCCTGTGCACGCCGCCCCAGGTCCGCCATGCCATGGCCTGCGAGGCGCTGGAGGCGGGGCTGGACGTGATGCTGGAAAAGCCGCCGGGGGCGACGATCGCCGAGGTCGAAGCCCTGGTCGACCTGGCGGCGGCACGGGGACGGGTGCTGTTCGCCACCTGGCATTCCCGCTTCGCTGCGGGCGTACCGGCGGCCAAGGCCTGGCTCGCCGGGCGGCAGATCCTCCGCGGAACCATCACCTGGCGAGAGGATGTGCGCCGCTGGCATCCGGGACAACGCTGGATCTGGCAGGCCGGCGGGCTCGGCGTCTTCGACCCGGGCATCAACGCCCTGTCGATCCTGACCGAGATCCTGCCCGCCTCGCTTCGTCTGACCGGTGCCGAGCTGGAATTTCCCGAAAACCAGGAAACCCCCATCGCCGCGCGCCTGTCCTACCTGACCGGTGCCGCCCCCATCGCCGCCGATTTCGACTTCCGCCAGGAAGGCCCGCAGAGCTGGGCCATGGAGTTCGAAACCGATGACGGCGTGCTGTCGCTTGCCGATGGCGGCGCCACCGTGTCGGCCGGCGGGCGGAACCTGTCGCAGGGCGAGGCGCTGGGCTCGGAATATGACGGGCTCTATGCCCGCTTCGCCCGGCTGATCGCCACCCGCACCAGCGATGTGGACCTGTCGCCACTGAAACATGTGGCCGACGCCTTCATGCTGGGCCGCCGCCTGACCACCGATCCCTTCATCGAGTAA
- the araD gene encoding L-arabinonate dehydratase, protein MAFTKAPWPRRLRSQEWYGGTSRDNIYHRGWMRNQGLPYDLFDGRPVIGICNTWSELTPCNAHLRDLAERVKRGVYEAGGLPVEFPVFSVAESSLRPTAMLYRNLAAMDVEEALRAQPVDGVVLMAGCDKTTPALLMGACSVDLPAIVVSGGPMLNGWFRGERVGSGTALWQMSEDIKAGKLTREDFLEAEQAMSRSAGSCNTMGTASSMASMVEALGMALSGNAAIPAVDARRRVMAHLTGRRIVEMVKDDLKPSDILTRTAFENAVRVNGAIGGSTNAVVHLLAIAGRVGVDLTLDDWDRLGRDVPTIVNLMPSGKYLMEEFFYAGGLPVVIKRLCEDGLLDGNALTVSGETLWDEVKDARNWNEDVIRPVDKALTPHGGIAVLRGNLAPLGAVIKPSAASPHLMKHRGRAVVFETIEHYKARISDESLDIDESCVMVLKNCGPRGYPGMAEVGNMGLPPKVLRKGITDMVRISDARMSGTAYGTVVLHTSPEAAVGGPLAIVRDGDMIELDVAARTLHLDVPEDEIARRLAAWTSPVAPPEGGYVRLFHEHVTGADTGADFDFLRGCRGKEVPRDSH, encoded by the coding sequence ATGGCATTCACCAAGGCACCATGGCCGCGCCGGCTCCGTTCCCAGGAGTGGTATGGCGGCACCAGCCGGGACAACATCTATCACCGCGGATGGATGCGCAATCAGGGCCTGCCCTACGATCTGTTCGACGGGCGGCCGGTGATCGGCATCTGCAACACCTGGTCGGAACTGACCCCCTGCAACGCCCATCTGCGCGATCTGGCCGAGCGGGTGAAGCGCGGCGTCTACGAGGCGGGCGGGCTGCCGGTGGAGTTTCCGGTCTTCTCCGTCGCCGAAAGCAGCCTGCGGCCAACCGCCATGCTCTATCGCAACCTGGCGGCGATGGATGTGGAAGAGGCGTTGCGCGCCCAGCCGGTCGACGGCGTGGTGCTGATGGCCGGCTGCGACAAGACCACCCCCGCTTTGCTGATGGGCGCCTGCAGCGTCGATCTGCCCGCCATCGTGGTCAGCGGCGGCCCGATGCTGAACGGCTGGTTCCGGGGCGAGCGGGTCGGCTCGGGCACGGCGCTCTGGCAGATGTCGGAAGACATCAAGGCGGGGAAGCTGACCCGGGAGGATTTTCTTGAGGCCGAGCAGGCGATGTCGCGCAGCGCCGGATCCTGCAACACCATGGGCACGGCCAGTTCCATGGCCAGCATGGTCGAGGCCCTGGGCATGGCCCTGTCCGGCAATGCCGCCATTCCGGCCGTGGATGCCCGGCGCCGGGTCATGGCCCATCTGACCGGCCGGCGCATCGTCGAGATGGTCAAGGACGATCTGAAACCATCGGACATCCTGACCCGCACGGCCTTCGAGAATGCCGTTCGGGTCAACGGCGCCATCGGCGGGTCCACCAATGCCGTGGTGCATCTTCTGGCCATCGCCGGCCGGGTGGGGGTCGACCTCACGCTCGACGACTGGGACCGGCTGGGCCGCGACGTGCCCACCATCGTCAACCTGATGCCGTCGGGCAAATACCTGATGGAAGAGTTCTTCTATGCCGGCGGCCTGCCGGTGGTGATCAAGCGCCTCTGCGAGGACGGCCTGCTGGACGGCAACGCGCTCACGGTCTCGGGAGAAACGCTCTGGGACGAGGTCAAGGACGCCCGGAACTGGAACGAGGACGTGATCCGGCCGGTGGACAAGGCGCTCACCCCCCATGGCGGCATCGCCGTGCTGCGCGGCAATCTGGCGCCCCTGGGCGCGGTGATCAAGCCGTCGGCCGCCAGCCCGCATCTGATGAAGCATCGGGGCCGGGCCGTGGTGTTCGAGACCATCGAACACTACAAGGCCAGGATCAGTGACGAGAGCCTGGATATCGACGAGAGCTGCGTGATGGTGCTGAAGAATTGCGGCCCCCGCGGCTATCCGGGCATGGCGGAGGTGGGCAATATGGGGCTGCCGCCCAAGGTGCTGCGCAAGGGCATCACCGATATGGTGCGCATCTCCGACGCCCGCATGTCGGGCACGGCCTATGGCACGGTCGTCCTCCACACCTCGCCCGAAGCGGCGGTGGGCGGGCCGCTGGCGATCGTGCGCGACGGCGACATGATCGAACTGGATGTGGCGGCCAGAACCCTGCACCTGGACGTGCCCGAAGACGAGATCGCCCGGCGCCTCGCCGCCTGGACCAGCCCGGTCGCGCCCCCCGAGGGCGGCTATGTCCGCCTGTTCCACGAACATGTGACGGGCGCCGATACCGGCGCCGACTTCGATTTCCTGCGCGGCTGCCGCGGCAAGGAGGTACCCCGTGACAGCCACTGA
- the araD1 gene encoding AraD1 family protein: MLLSQIVRTNGTRAVVVRDGTEAHEVTGFDTTYALAMHCLERGRTLAEALGQITPGRAVDLELAYREGRILPPLDHPDPAHLFVTGTGLTHLGSASTRNSMHGGSDDEAGMTDSMKMFRMGLKGGKPAPGQVGVQPEWFYKGNGGIVAAPGADLISPAFALDGGEEPEIAGLYVIAADGTPCRLGFAVANEFSDHVTERANYLFLAHSKLRRCAFGPELRVGPPPANIQGRSRVLRGDEVLFDAPFLSGEENMSHSFANLEHHHFKYDLFRQPGDVHVHMFGTATLSFAAGLRTEAGDMFEIEVPGFGLPLRNRLAIAPDPVAGGGALCVTSL, translated from the coding sequence ATGTTGCTTTCCCAGATCGTGCGGACCAACGGCACACGGGCGGTGGTGGTGCGCGACGGCACCGAGGCCCACGAGGTCACCGGCTTCGACACCACCTATGCGCTGGCCATGCATTGCCTGGAGCGGGGACGGACGCTGGCCGAGGCCCTGGGCCAGATCACCCCCGGCCGTGCGGTCGACCTGGAGCTGGCCTATCGCGAGGGGCGGATCCTGCCGCCGCTCGACCATCCCGACCCGGCCCATCTTTTCGTGACCGGCACCGGGCTCACCCATCTGGGCTCGGCCTCGACGCGCAACAGCATGCATGGCGGCAGCGACGACGAGGCTGGCATGACCGACTCGATGAAGATGTTCCGCATGGGGCTGAAAGGCGGCAAGCCGGCCCCGGGCCAGGTGGGCGTCCAGCCGGAATGGTTCTACAAGGGCAATGGTGGGATCGTTGCCGCACCGGGGGCCGATCTCATCTCCCCCGCCTTCGCCCTGGACGGCGGCGAAGAGCCCGAGATCGCAGGCCTTTACGTGATCGCCGCCGATGGCACGCCCTGCCGGCTGGGCTTCGCGGTGGCCAATGAATTCTCCGACCATGTGACGGAGCGGGCCAATTATCTGTTCCTGGCCCATTCCAAGCTGCGCCGCTGCGCCTTCGGCCCCGAATTGCGGGTCGGCCCGCCCCCCGCGAACATCCAGGGCCGGTCCCGCGTGCTGCGCGGCGACGAGGTGCTGTTCGACGCCCCCTTCCTGTCGGGCGAAGAGAACATGTCCCACAGCTTCGCCAATCTGGAGCACCACCACTTCAAATACGACCTGTTCCGCCAGCCGGGCGACGTGCATGTCCACATGTTCGGGACCGCGACGCTCTCCTTTGCGGCCGGGCTGCGCACGGAAGCCGGCGATATGTTCGAGATCGAGGTGCCCGGTTTCGGCCTGCCGCTGCGCAACCGCCTGGCCATCGCCCCCGATCCGGTCGCGGGCGGCGGCGCGCTCTGCGTGACATCACTCTGA
- the mmsB gene encoding multiple monosaccharide ABC transporter permease, translating into MDLAKPSERETGPASGLTMGAYLRKHMREYGILLALIVIMVFFQVATDGILLKPVNLTNLILQNSYIVIMAVGMLLVIVSGHIDLSVGSVMGFIGALAAVMIVHWDVPYVLAGVICLAVGALIGMAQGFWVAFFRIPSFIVTLAGMLVFKGLTLWLLAGQSVGPFPANFQLIASGFVPDIFGTGRFNTLSLVTGIAVAAGILVMAVRSRRKQAATGLVEEPFAFFAGKYALITIALIYMSYLMATFRGLPNVFIVMALLIAIYAFITNRTVVGRRIYAIGGNEKAAKLSGIPAEKLVFLTFANMGMLAALAGLVFAARLNTATPKAGVSFELDVIAAVFIGGASMAGGVGTVVGAVVGAFIMGVMNNGMSILGIGIDWQQVIKGLVLLAAVVFDVYNKKKG; encoded by the coding sequence ATGGACCTGGCGAAACCATCCGAGCGTGAGACCGGCCCCGCTTCCGGGCTCACCATGGGCGCCTATCTGCGCAAGCATATGCGGGAATACGGCATCCTGCTGGCGCTGATCGTCATCATGGTGTTCTTCCAGGTCGCCACCGACGGCATCCTGCTGAAGCCGGTCAACCTGACCAATCTGATCCTGCAGAACAGCTATATCGTCATCATGGCGGTCGGCATGCTGCTGGTGATCGTCTCGGGCCATATCGACCTGTCGGTGGGGTCGGTGATGGGCTTCATCGGTGCGCTCGCGGCGGTGATGATCGTCCATTGGGACGTGCCCTATGTCCTGGCGGGCGTGATCTGCCTGGCCGTGGGCGCGCTGATCGGCATGGCCCAGGGGTTCTGGGTCGCCTTCTTCAGGATCCCGTCCTTCATCGTGACGCTGGCGGGCATGCTGGTCTTCAAGGGCCTGACGCTCTGGCTGCTGGCCGGCCAGTCCGTGGGGCCGTTTCCGGCCAATTTCCAGCTGATCGCCTCGGGCTTCGTGCCCGACATCTTCGGCACGGGACGCTTCAACACCCTGTCGCTGGTGACGGGCATCGCCGTCGCGGCGGGCATCCTGGTGATGGCGGTGCGCAGCCGCCGCAAGCAGGCGGCCACCGGCCTGGTGGAAGAGCCCTTCGCCTTCTTCGCCGGCAAGTACGCCCTGATCACCATCGCGCTGATCTATATGAGCTATCTGATGGCGACCTTCCGGGGCCTGCCGAACGTGTTCATCGTCATGGCCCTGCTGATCGCGATCTATGCCTTCATCACCAACCGCACGGTCGTCGGGCGACGGATCTATGCCATCGGCGGCAACGAGAAGGCGGCCAAGCTGTCGGGCATTCCGGCCGAGAAGCTGGTGTTCCTGACCTTCGCCAATATGGGCATGCTCGCAGCCCTTGCCGGCCTGGTCTTCGCCGCCCGCCTGAACACCGCCACGCCCAAGGCGGGCGTGTCGTTCGAGCTGGACGTGATCGCCGCCGTCTTCATCGGGGGCGCGTCGATGGCCGGCGGTGTGGGCACCGTGGTCGGCGCGGTGGTCGGCGCCTTCATCATGGGCGTGATGAACAACGGCATGTCCATTCTCGGCATCGGCATCGACTGGCAGCAGGTCATCAAGGGCCTGGTGCTGCTGGCTGCGGTGGTGTTCGACGTCTACAACAAGAAGAAAGGCTGA
- the mmsA gene encoding multiple monosaccharide ABC transporter ATP-binding protein, with product MDAILEMRGITKEFPGVKALDRVNLAVRRGEIRALVGENGAGKSTLMKVLSGVYPAGSYDGEILYEGQPMAFRGIADSEARGIIIIHQELALVPELSIAENIFLGNEIARRGVIDWPETRRRTAALLAKVGLKENPDTRVDDLGLGKQQLVEIAKALSKKVRLLILDEPTSSLNERDSEALLDLLVELKTREGLTAILISHKLNEVSRVADSLTVLRDGTTVTSRDMSDTSYGEGEIIRDMVGRSMSDRYPPRTPRIGGTVMEVTGWRVHHPTHQGRLVVKGVDFHLRQGEVLGIAGLMGAGRTELAMSLFGRSYGQGISGEVRIHGRPADLTTIPRAIRAGLAYVTEDRKGLGLVLADSIRRNVPLANLDAVARAGVVDEHREAGVAEEYRARVNIKCASIEQETVNLSGGNQQKVVLSKWLFADPEILILDEPTRGIDVGAKFEIYSIIAALAAQGKSIIVISSEMPELLGITDRLYVMNEGRFVGELPTAEATQEKIMAMIVTSGDQTHGPGETIRA from the coding sequence ATGGACGCCATCCTTGAGATGCGCGGAATCACCAAGGAATTTCCTGGGGTGAAGGCGCTGGACCGCGTCAATCTCGCCGTGCGGCGCGGAGAGATCCGGGCGCTGGTGGGCGAGAACGGGGCGGGCAAATCCACCCTGATGAAGGTGTTGAGCGGGGTCTACCCGGCCGGGTCCTATGACGGAGAAATCCTGTATGAAGGCCAGCCCATGGCCTTCCGCGGGATCGCCGACAGCGAGGCCCGGGGCATCATCATCATCCATCAGGAACTGGCCCTGGTGCCCGAACTGTCGATCGCCGAGAACATCTTCCTCGGCAACGAGATTGCCCGGCGCGGGGTCATCGACTGGCCCGAGACCAGGCGCCGCACCGCGGCCCTGCTCGCCAAAGTCGGCCTGAAAGAGAACCCGGATACCCGGGTCGACGATCTGGGCCTCGGCAAACAGCAGCTGGTCGAGATTGCCAAGGCGCTGTCGAAAAAGGTCAGGCTGCTGATCCTGGACGAGCCGACATCCTCGCTCAACGAACGCGACAGCGAGGCCCTGCTCGACCTGCTGGTCGAGCTGAAGACGCGCGAGGGGCTGACCGCCATCCTGATCTCTCACAAGCTGAACGAGGTCTCCCGCGTGGCCGACAGCCTGACGGTGCTGCGCGACGGCACCACCGTCACCAGTCGTGACATGTCCGACACCTCTTACGGCGAAGGGGAGATCATCCGCGACATGGTGGGGCGGTCGATGTCCGACCGCTATCCGCCGCGCACGCCCCGCATCGGCGGGACGGTGATGGAGGTCACGGGCTGGCGGGTTCACCACCCCACACATCAGGGCCGGCTGGTGGTCAAGGGCGTGGATTTCCACCTGCGGCAGGGCGAGGTTCTGGGGATCGCCGGGCTGATGGGGGCCGGCCGCACCGAACTGGCGATGAGCCTGTTCGGACGCAGCTATGGCCAGGGCATTTCAGGCGAGGTCAGGATCCACGGACGGCCCGCCGATCTCACCACCATCCCGCGCGCGATCAGGGCCGGGCTCGCCTATGTCACCGAGGATCGCAAGGGGCTGGGGCTGGTGCTGGCCGACAGCATCCGCCGCAACGTGCCGCTGGCGAACCTGGATGCGGTGGCCCGTGCCGGCGTGGTCGACGAGCACCGCGAAGCCGGCGTGGCCGAAGAATACCGCGCGCGGGTCAACATCAAATGCGCCTCGATCGAGCAGGAGACCGTCAACCTGTCGGGCGGCAACCAGCAGAAGGTGGTGCTGTCCAAATGGCTCTTCGCCGACCCCGAGATCCTGATCCTCGACGAGCCGACCCGCGGCATCGATGTGGGCGCAAAATTCGAAATCTATTCGATCATCGCCGCCCTCGCGGCCCAGGGGAAATCGATCATCGTGATTTCCTCTGAAATGCCCGAACTGCTGGGCATCACCGACCGTCTCTACGTCATGAACGAGGGGCGTTTCGTGGGCGAACTGCCGACGGCCGAGGCCACGCAGGAAAAGATCATGGCGATGATCGTCACTTCCGGAGACCAGACCCATGGACCTGGCGAAACCATCCGAGCGTGA